AGCCAGGCCCGGCCTCGGCTTTCCCGGACATGCCAGAAGGGTGCGGCCTCGGTCGCTTCGTCGCTCGCGACCGGCGGCTCGCCCGCGGCAACGGCAAGCCCGAGTTCACCGAGCGCGGCAGCAGCCGCCCGATGTCCGTCGGCGAGAGCGCCCGCAGTCGTGAAGCCGCCCGCGGCAGCACCGGCGACACTCATGCCGCCGGGGAGCCGGTCGCCGGGGACAAAACTGGCGATCGCGTCACGCCAGACCGGCCTGGCGCCGTGATGACAGGCGAGATGGACGTTCGGGTTCCAGCCGCCGGCAACTGCGAGGCAGTCCAGCGCGATCCGCTCGCCCGTCGCCAACGTGATCCCCCTCAGGCCATGACGGCCCCAGGTGCCCACGACCCGGCTGTTCATCCGGATCCTGGCGTCGGCGACGGCCGCGGCCGGATCCGCATCCCGCACGTCGATGACGGCAGCGATCGGGACGCCCTTGGCTGAGAGGTCGCCAGCCGTACGCCATCCGTCGTCGTTGTTGGTGAACACCCCGACCCGACGGCCGGTACCCACGGCGAACCGGTTGGCGTAGGTACGGACCGCGCCTGCCAGCATGATCCCGGGCCGGTCATTGCCTCCGAACGCAATGGGTCGCTCCGTGGCTCCCGTGCACAGGATGGTCCGCCTGGTATAGAGCCGCCACAGGATTTGCCGGGGTTTGCCCATGGCGGCGGCCAAGTGATCGGTCCGACGTTCCAGTGCGCCGTAGACACCGTGGTCGTAAGCGCCAATCACCGTGGTTCGCGGCATCAGGCGCACCCTGTCCATGGATGCCAGTTCGCGCACGGCGTCGGCGGCCCAGGCCGCCCCGGGCCGGCCGTTCACTTCGTGGGACTCGGCGTTCAGCCGGCCACCCATGAGAAAATCCTCGTCGGCAAGGATGATCCGCGCCCCGCTGCGTCCGGCTTCGAGTGCGGCGGCAAGGCCCGCGGGACCCGCACCGACAATGAGCAGGTCGCAGTGCAGGAAGCCCTTGTCGTAGCCATCCGGGTCGGCCTCGCCCGACAGGCGGCCGAGCCCGGCAGATGCCCGGATGGCCGGCTCGTAGACCCGCTCCCAGAAAGACCTGGGCCACATGAACGTCTTGTAATAGAAGCCGGCCGAAAGGAAGGGCGCGAGGAGGTCATTGACCGCCAGCAGATCATGGCGCAGCGAGCCAAGGTAGTTCTGACTGGTGGCCTCCAGCCCGTCGAACAACTCGGCGACGGTCGCCCGCGTATTTGGCTCCCGGTACGCACCGCTCCGCAATTCGACGAGCGCGTTCGGTTCCTCCGAACCGGCCGAGAACACGCCTCGGGGCCGGTGATACTTGAAACTCCTGGCCACCAGCCGGACCCCGTTGGCGAGCAGCGCCGAGGCCAGTGTGTCGCCGGGATGTCCCGTCAGGCGCCGGCCGTCGAAGTGAAAGGCCAGCGTTCGGCCGCGCTCGATCGCGCCACCGTCGAGCCGGAACGCACCGCTCACCGGTCCCGTCCCCGGGCAAGTGCGACATCGCGCGCCAATTCGACCCCCACGATCTCGTGGGTCAGCGTGTTGCGGGTCACGACCAGCCAGGACCGATCGCCGTGTTCGTGAAACCAGAGCTCCCGGTGCTCGCCGGCGGGGTTGTCCCGGATATGGAGGTAATCGTGGAACAACCGAGCCGCGTTCTCGTCCCCCGGATCGGGCCGGTCGATCAGGCAGGCATCGCCGAGATAGACGAACTCCGCCGCGTCGCGCGGGCCAAGCAGAGGGTGGTCAATGATCATTCCTTCACCCCGCCGCTCGCCACGGCCTGCGGGCTTCTGCCCTGAGGCCGCTCAGCCATTGGTCCCGCCCACGTCGAACGCGGCCGCCCGAGTAGCCACCCTCCGGTGAGCAGTCTGGATTGCGACAACGACATGGTCTCTTTCTCTCCCGGCCCGGCTAGTGGAGGTTGGCCTGGGCACCCATGCCCTTCTCGTCGATCACGGCACCGGTCACGAAACGGTCAAGCCGCATCGCCTCCGCCACCCGATGCGGCACGCCGGTCGCCATCAGGTGGGCGAGGCAGTAGCCGCCCGCCGGGACTGCCTTGAACCCGCCGTAGCACCAGCCGCCGCTGAAAAAGAGGCCTTCGACCGGCGTTCGGTCGATGAAGGGCGACCCGTCCATCGACATGTCGACGACACCACCCCACATGCGCAGCACGCGGGCGCGCCCGATCATCGGCATCAGCGCCATGCCGCCCTCGCAGACATCCTCCACAGTGGGTAAGTTGCCGCGTTGCGCGTAGGTGTTATAGCCGTCGATGTCGCCGCCGAAGACGAGCCCGCCCTTGTCCGATTGGCTGACGTAGAAATGCCCGGCGCCAAAGGTGATCACCCCGGGGATCGCCGGTTTCAGCCCTTCGGTCACGCAGGCCTGCAGCACGTGGCTTTCGATCGGTAGCCGCAATCCCGCGAGGCCCATCACCTGACTGGAGGAACCGGCCACACAGACGGCCACCTTGTCGGCGCTGATCGCCCCGCGGGTGGTCTCGACCCCTCGGCAGGCCCCGTCACGGATATCGAACCCGGTGACCTCGCAGTTCTGGATCACGTCGACGCCTCGCTGGTCGGCGCCCCGGGCATAGCCCCAAACGACTGCATCGTGCCGTACCGTGCCGCCGCGCGGCTGCCACAGGCCTCCCTTGATCGGGAAGCGCTCGTTGTCGAAGTCCAGGAAGGGGCACTTCCGCCGGAGGGCCTCGCGGTCCAGCAGCACCGCGCCCGCTCCGGCCAGGAGCATCGCATTGCCGCGCCGGACAGCCGCATCGCGCTGTGGGTCAGTATGGAACAGGTTGATCAGCCCGCGCTGCGAAACCATGGCGTTGTAGTTGATGTCCTGTTCCAGGCCCTCCCACAGCTTCATCGACAGTTCGTAGAACGGCTCATTGCCGGGCAGCAGATAGTTGGAACGGATAATCGTCGTGTTGCGACCCACATTGCCGCTGCCGATCCAGCCTTTCTCCAGCACCGCGATATCGGTCAGCCCGTGGACCGATGCCAGATAGTAGGCCGTGGCCATGCCGTGTCCGCCCCCGCCCACGATGACCGTGTCGTAGTGCCGCTTCGGGTCCGGCTCGCGCCACACCGGCTTCCAGCCGCGGTTGCCGGTCAAGCCTTCCTTCAGGATCTGCAGGACGGAATAGCGCATGACGTCCTCTGCCAAGACCTGATTGATGCGTCGTTCGCGCCGCCGGTGCTTTCTGAAAAAGGACGGATCTATTATGATTTCGGACATGCTGGAGTCCCGGTTGGTCAACCGCCGCGTTGCCTTCGTCTTGGTCGAGGGCTTCGCCCTGATGTCCTTCGCGGCCGTGACCGAGCCCCTGCGCGCGGCCAACCTGCTGGCTGGCAGGCGCATCTACGAACTGTTCCATTTCGCCGCCGGACCGGGAGCCACGAAGACGCTGAACAGCTCGTCCGCAGCCTCGGTCACGGTCGGTGACCTGCAGGAAACGACGGAAACCTTTGATCTCGCGTTCGTCGTTGCAGGAGGCGACCCGGTCGGCTTTCGCAGTCCCCGACTGTTCCAGTGGCTAAGGCGACAGGCGCAGCACGGCTGCATGCTGGGAGGTGTGTCCGGCGGACCGGCGATCCTTGCCAGCGCAGGCGTCATGGACAACCGGCGGATGACGGTTCACTGGGAGCACTATGCCGCCCTCGCCGAGCGTCATCCCGGCCTCCTTCTCGAACGCACCCTCTACGTCGTCGACCGGGACCGGATGACATGTGCCGGGGGGACGGCTCCGCTGGACATGATGCACGCTCTGATCGCCGAACATCACGGACCGGACTTCGCCCGGAAGGTCAGTGACTGGTTCATGCACACCGATGTCAGGCCTGCCGGAGGCCCGCAGCGGGCCGGACTGGCGCAGCGCTACGGCACCAACCGTCCCGCCGTTCTGGCCGCGATCGAGGTCATGGAAAACCACGTTGCGGACCCGCTGCCGCTCACCGTCCTCGCCCAGGTGGTCGGCGTGAGCGTCCGCCAACTGAATCGCCAGTTCAAGGCCGGGCTGGGCCGCAGTGCCGGGGGGTTCTACCGGGCTCTCCGCCTCGAGAAATCCCGAGAACTGCTGCATCAGACCAGCCTGCCCGTTCTCGAGATCGCGATCGCCACGGGCTTTTCCGGCGCGGCACATTTCGCGACCGCCTACCGTCAGCGGTACGGCGCGGCACCGTCACACGATCGCCTGGAAGCGCTGCACGGGCACTGACTTTGAAACATTGGAACGTGTTCAATCGAGACCAATTCTGACCAATTTTTCGCTGAAATGATTGAAGTATCCGATGGAAAGCGCCATGCTGCCCGAGAACGGATATTTGCCGGCCGGCGGACAGTTGGTTGGAACCGGTTCTTGCGGTACGACCCACGGAGCGCGGCGCGATGAGACAGCCGTTCGAGTAACCGGGGGAGCCAAAACCGTGGAAGGCAATCTTAATGCCCTGACAACGGTGTTCACCGAGTTCTATTACTGGGCGACCATACCGTTGATGTTTTTCATTCATATCGGCTTTTGCATGTACGAGGTCGGCGCCAGTAGGCGGCGCAATCACCTGCATACGCTGATGAAGAACACGATGCTGATCCCATTGGTGACGATCACGTTCTTCTTCTTCGGCTGGTGGTTGTACTGGGCGATGCCGAACGGCCCGTTCATCACCGGCGGCCTTGACACCGAAATGGCGGCAGCCAACACCGCCTGGTCGGAGAACATGGGTCCGCATACCGGCGACCGCATAACCGGCGTGTTCTGGGCAGCCTTCCTGCTGTTCTCCTGGACGGCAGCTTCCATTGTCTCCGGCTCCGTCATCGAACGGATCAAGTCCGGCGCGTTCTGGATCCTTGCGGTGGTCATCGGATCGGTCGCATGGATTATCGACGCAGCCTGGGGCTGGCACTACGGCGGCTGGATGGTCCAGTTGCTCGGCTACCACGACGCGTACGCCTCCGGCGTGATTCACGCGATCGCTGGGGGATTCGCGCTGGGTGTCCTTGTCGTCCTGGGGCCGCGGCTTGGCAAGTTCGCCAAGGACGGCACTCCCCGAAGCATCAATCCACACAACCCCTGGATGGTGTGTCTCGGCCTGTTCTTGATCTACGCGGGCTTCTGGGGCTTCTACGTGGCCTGCAACGTCCCGATCATCGATCCTGGCGGCATTGGCGGGCAGATCACCGGCGATACCTGGACAGCGACAACGATTTACCTGACCCCGACGACACTCGGTGCCATCACGGTGAATTTCCTGATGTCGCTTTCGGGCGGATTGCTGGTCGGCTTCCTCGCCTCCAAGGGCAATCCTTTCTGGACCTATTCCGGTGGACTTGCCGGCATCATCACGGCGTCGGCCGGGAACGACCTGTATCACCCGATCCACGCGATGATCATCGCCGGCATCGGTACCTACTGTGCCTACAAGCTGCACTACTGGGTGGAAGAGAAGTTCAAGATCGACGACGCGGTCGGCGCGGTGGCAGTGCACGGCTACGCCGGCTTCATCGGTCTGGTGATTTGCGGCTTCGTGCTGTGGGGTCACCCGAGCTCGCCGTACGAAGGCTACGCGGCCATCAATCCGCTCGGCCAGTTCATCGGCGCGATCATCATGTTCTTCGTGCTGGGATTCGTGCCGGGCTGGATCGTGGCCAAGATCCTGGCGGCAATGGACCTGCTGCGGATTCCAAGGCGGGTCGAACTGCTGGGACTTGACTTCAAGTCCAACCGGGAAGAGCAGGCGGCTGCGGCCGATGTCCGCTCAACCGAGAAGGCGGCCGTCTGACAGGCTCGCTACCCCATTCGCCTGAGGGCCCGCCGGCAGGCATCTGCCGGCGGGCCAGCGGCCAGAGAGGAGACTGAAGCATGGCTACGACAGGTATCGAAAGCTGGGCGGTCGATCTGAAGGACATCGGCGCCATCTACCCGTTCCAAGGCACGGAAGGGCTGTTCGTGCTCGCGGGCGTAATCCTGTGGCTCGGCTGGCATCTTTTGCAGATGCGCGCCGAAAACGAGGAGTATGACGGCATCGTGAGCCAGCACGGCGACGACGCCAGCGTCAACCAAGCGCTCGACGGCGACTGACTGAAGGGGGGCGCGGGCGACCGCGCCCCCTTACTGCACCGCAGTGTTTCCGCCCCGGTCCTTGCGCTGCCGGGCGGTCAGCTCCAGGGAAACGGGCTGTTGCTCAGCGGATGCAGCTTCCCATCCGCGTAGCGGCTGAACCGGAAAGGCTCCAGCAGGGCCTGCTTCCGGCCCATGATCTCGTCGGCAACCAGGTGCCCGACACCGATCATCTTGAACCCATGGTTGCTGTCGGCGATGACGTAGACGTTCTCGCAGAAGGTGTCGAATACCGGAAAGCTGTCCGGTGTGAAGCACCCCAGGCCACCGGACGGTTCTTTCTTGAATTTCCCGATCTGGCCGGTGAAGCGTTCCTGGCAGAAGGCCAGGGCCGAGCACCACATGTGGGCGAAGTCGGGGCCGACCACGAACTCGGGCGAATCCGGGCCGTAGGGATCGATCGCCACATCGTCCGCCGGAGTCTTCACCTCGTACGGCATGCCGCCGCCCTGGACTCCGCCGAAATGGAAGTCCGGCTTGTAATAGATCCCCCACGGCTCCTCGGTGATGACCGAGCCATCGACATCGGAGCGGAGCGGCACGTCGGTGTCGACGTGGATCACCGGCGGCATGCCGCCGTCGTTGAGCTTCTGCAGGCCGGGATCCACCCCGATGACACCCTCCTCCAGGCACCAGTAGCGCCATGTCGGAATCCCACGGTGCATCGTACCGTCGGGGCCCTTGATCGACACTTCACGCGGCAACTCGAGCAGGTCCCAGATCGTCTTGACCCAAGGACCCACGGCCACGATCACCTGGTCGCACTCGATCGTGCCCCGGTCGGTGACCACGGCCGTCACCGCGTCGGACTGGCCGCCACGCTCGAATGCGCTGACCGACACACCGGTGAGAATGCGGACGCCCCGGGCCTCAGCCTTGTCCGCCAGGCCGTAGATGGCGGCAGTGTTGTTCGCATAGCCGCCTTTCTTCTCGTGCAGGACGGAGGT
The sequence above is a segment of the Rhodospirillales bacterium genome. Coding sequences within it:
- a CDS encoding sarcosine oxidase subunit alpha family protein: MSGAFRLDGGAIERGRTLAFHFDGRRLTGHPGDTLASALLANGVRLVARSFKYHRPRGVFSAGSEEPNALVELRSGAYREPNTRATVAELFDGLEATSQNYLGSLRHDLLAVNDLLAPFLSAGFYYKTFMWPRSFWERVYEPAIRASAGLGRLSGEADPDGYDKGFLHCDLLIVGAGPAGLAAALEAGRSGARIILADEDFLMGGRLNAESHEVNGRPGAAWAADAVRELASMDRVRLMPRTTVIGAYDHGVYGALERRTDHLAAAMGKPRQILWRLYTRRTILCTGATERPIAFGGNDRPGIMLAGAVRTYANRFAVGTGRRVGVFTNNDDGWRTAGDLSAKGVPIAAVIDVRDADPAAAVADARIRMNSRVVGTWGRHGLRGITLATGERIALDCLAVAGGWNPNVHLACHHGARPVWRDAIASFVPGDRLPGGMSVAGAAAGGFTTAGALADGHRAAAAALGELGLAVAAGEPPVASDEATEAAPFWHVRESRGRAWLDLQNDVTVKDVEQAHREGFRSVELLKRYTTLGMATDQGRTANVLALAIMAGLTGRTIQETGTTAFRAPYTPVPIAAFAGRSRGKDFRPTRLTPSHDWAEGRGAVFVDAGMWLRAQWFPQAGETHWRQSVDREVTGTRGSVGICDVTTLGKIDIQGRDAAEFLNRIYANGFAKLAVGKVRYGLMLREDGIAYDDGTTARLGEDHFVMTTTTANAVLVFRNMEFARQCLWPGLDVHLISVTEQWAQYAVAGPNSRRLLAKVVDPEHDISNEAFPFMACAEVSVCGGTPARLFRISFSGELAYEIAVAARYGEALMEALMAAGEEFDAVAYGTEALGVMRIEKGHAAGNELNGQTTARMLGLQRMVSKRKDCIGNVLSERPAMNRDDGMELMGFKPLSSGDELTAGAHLLALNAPADTANDEGWISSVAYSPTLETSIGLGFVRQGHARVGETLRAWDALQGSDVHVEIVSPHFHDPDGELLRA
- a CDS encoding sarcosine oxidase subunit beta family protein produces the protein MRYSVLQILKEGLTGNRGWKPVWREPDPKRHYDTVIVGGGGHGMATAYYLASVHGLTDIAVLEKGWIGSGNVGRNTTIIRSNYLLPGNEPFYELSMKLWEGLEQDINYNAMVSQRGLINLFHTDPQRDAAVRRGNAMLLAGAGAVLLDREALRRKCPFLDFDNERFPIKGGLWQPRGGTVRHDAVVWGYARGADQRGVDVIQNCEVTGFDIRDGACRGVETTRGAISADKVAVCVAGSSSQVMGLAGLRLPIESHVLQACVTEGLKPAIPGVITFGAGHFYVSQSDKGGLVFGGDIDGYNTYAQRGNLPTVEDVCEGGMALMPMIGRARVLRMWGGVVDMSMDGSPFIDRTPVEGLFFSGGWCYGGFKAVPAGGYCLAHLMATGVPHRVAEAMRLDRFVTGAVIDEKGMGAQANLH
- a CDS encoding GlxA family transcriptional regulator, which gives rise to MTEPLRAANLLAGRRIYELFHFAAGPGATKTLNSSSAASVTVGDLQETTETFDLAFVVAGGDPVGFRSPRLFQWLRRQAQHGCMLGGVSGGPAILASAGVMDNRRMTVHWEHYAALAERHPGLLLERTLYVVDRDRMTCAGGTAPLDMMHALIAEHHGPDFARKVSDWFMHTDVRPAGGPQRAGLAQRYGTNRPAVLAAIEVMENHVADPLPLTVLAQVVGVSVRQLNRQFKAGLGRSAGGFYRALRLEKSRELLHQTSLPVLEIAIATGFSGAAHFATAYRQRYGAAPSHDRLEALHGH
- a CDS encoding FAD-binding oxidoreductase; the encoded protein is MSFPTHARYVVIGAGVHGLSTAWRLAEQSAAAGKGGGQDILVIDKTAIAAGASGIACGVVRNNYFQPAMRELMAHSVEVWESDPKAFSYHPVGYMQVSHEAMREDVTSIYEQQKAIGYPSEFIEGQRDCTAYMRGLLNDWRADGITSVLHEKKGGYANNTAAIYGLADKAEARGVRILTGVSVSAFERGGQSDAVTAVVTDRGTIECDQVIVAVGPWVKTIWDLLELPREVSIKGPDGTMHRGIPTWRYWCLEEGVIGVDPGLQKLNDGGMPPVIHVDTDVPLRSDVDGSVITEEPWGIYYKPDFHFGGVQGGGMPYEVKTPADDVAIDPYGPDSPEFVVGPDFAHMWCSALAFCQERFTGQIGKFKKEPSGGLGCFTPDSFPVFDTFCENVYVIADSNHGFKMIGVGHLVADEIMGRKQALLEPFRFSRYADGKLHPLSNSPFPWS
- a CDS encoding sarcosine oxidase subunit delta; the encoded protein is MIIDHPLLGPRDAAEFVYLGDACLIDRPDPGDENAARLFHDYLHIRDNPAGEHRELWFHEHGDRSWLVVTRNTLTHEIVGVELARDVALARGRDR
- a CDS encoding ammonium transporter, producing MEGNLNALTTVFTEFYYWATIPLMFFIHIGFCMYEVGASRRRNHLHTLMKNTMLIPLVTITFFFFGWWLYWAMPNGPFITGGLDTEMAAANTAWSENMGPHTGDRITGVFWAAFLLFSWTAASIVSGSVIERIKSGAFWILAVVIGSVAWIIDAAWGWHYGGWMVQLLGYHDAYASGVIHAIAGGFALGVLVVLGPRLGKFAKDGTPRSINPHNPWMVCLGLFLIYAGFWGFYVACNVPIIDPGGIGGQITGDTWTATTIYLTPTTLGAITVNFLMSLSGGLLVGFLASKGNPFWTYSGGLAGIITASAGNDLYHPIHAMIIAGIGTYCAYKLHYWVEEKFKIDDAVGAVAVHGYAGFIGLVICGFVLWGHPSSPYEGYAAINPLGQFIGAIIMFFVLGFVPGWIVAKILAAMDLLRIPRRVELLGLDFKSNREEQAAAADVRSTEKAAV